A single Desulfobaculum bizertense DSM 18034 DNA region contains:
- a CDS encoding methyl-accepting chemotaxis protein, protein MRLNFNRKLMLGISLIIIPLILLVMLMNLHVAKKALTLVGSEFLRNTAQELKYAAKMRDESLQTSLSNEIVRLKKDTMRRGVFVLEPTRTRTVNITNQKTGRSESATFGALSYGGQDVFENNRYVDEVFSLSGHHCTIFQVLPGKLLRIATSIRKADGSRAIGTYIPESSPVYKAVTNGQTYTGRAKVIGRDFLTAYTPVQDTEGRTSVVLFVGMEIMAPSLHDMINSVSVAGKGYAYIVDESGRFVVHPRSEGKRFQDVNPKGWAAIKATDTGELHYTSSQNSKRVAFVEHFKPWGWYIVVTLSKEEQMLGADRQLIYASLGTGAVGLVLALCAFAIFLRRQLQPLEQLSHATQAISEGNLDAKCHYDGNDAIGTTVRSVRKMVVQLKDRLSFGQGVLDGISLPCSVVNAKNEMVFINHQKMDLMERTGKPEQFYGKSSGEFFFFDASKKTLAMKCMEAGKVLSADINMTTTSGQTFVINSTCAPMFDLDGNPFGALVMWFDLTEIKQKEAQIVEQRDRIAEAARLADKVAEQVSSASEELAAQIEESNNGIELQQQRTSEVATAIEQMNASVLEVARNAGNASGLADDTRRTAQDGSRLVTEVSAIVEDVSSSVDELKTDMAELGEQAEGIGTIMGVISDIADQTNLLALNAAIEAARAGEAGRGFAVVADEVRKLAEKTMNATREVGRYIESIQSSTNRSIRSSAETVDAVKESTVRVKDSGDALNRIVEMVESSADQVRAIATAAEEQSSASEQINHSTEEITTVAHDNAEAMSQSAQAVVDLAKLAEELKQIISDMRQ, encoded by the coding sequence ATGAGGCTTAACTTCAATCGGAAGCTTATGCTTGGCATTAGCTTGATTATCATTCCGTTAATCTTGCTTGTTATGCTCATGAATCTGCACGTGGCAAAAAAAGCACTGACACTTGTGGGTTCGGAATTTTTGCGCAACACCGCGCAGGAACTGAAATATGCCGCAAAAATGCGGGATGAATCCTTACAGACCTCGCTCTCAAACGAGATCGTACGGCTCAAAAAAGACACTATGCGGCGAGGGGTATTTGTTCTTGAACCGACCAGAACCCGTACCGTCAACATCACGAATCAGAAAACAGGGCGAAGTGAATCCGCGACTTTTGGCGCGCTCAGCTATGGCGGGCAGGATGTCTTTGAGAACAACCGCTATGTCGACGAAGTCTTTTCTCTTTCTGGTCATCACTGTACAATTTTTCAGGTACTTCCGGGCAAGCTGTTGCGCATTGCTACAAGTATTCGCAAAGCTGACGGGAGTCGGGCTATTGGTACCTACATTCCAGAGTCCAGCCCCGTGTACAAAGCCGTGACAAACGGTCAGACGTACACCGGACGGGCCAAGGTCATTGGGCGCGATTTCCTTACGGCCTATACTCCAGTGCAGGATACAGAAGGGCGCACAAGCGTCGTGCTTTTTGTTGGCATGGAGATTATGGCTCCAAGCCTGCATGACATGATTAATTCCGTTTCTGTAGCCGGAAAGGGCTATGCCTATATTGTGGATGAGTCAGGCAGGTTTGTTGTGCATCCCCGCTCCGAGGGCAAGCGTTTTCAGGATGTGAATCCCAAGGGCTGGGCGGCAATCAAGGCCACTGACACTGGGGAGCTGCACTACACGAGTTCGCAGAACTCCAAACGCGTTGCATTTGTCGAGCATTTCAAGCCTTGGGGCTGGTACATCGTTGTGACGCTCAGCAAAGAGGAGCAGATGCTTGGTGCTGACAGGCAGCTTATATATGCCTCTCTCGGAACTGGAGCTGTGGGGCTGGTTCTCGCCTTATGCGCCTTTGCAATTTTCCTGAGGCGGCAGCTTCAGCCTCTGGAGCAGCTCTCTCACGCAACGCAGGCCATTTCTGAAGGAAATTTGGATGCCAAGTGTCATTATGATGGAAACGATGCCATTGGCACCACGGTCCGATCTGTTCGCAAGATGGTCGTGCAGCTCAAGGACCGTTTGAGTTTTGGTCAAGGTGTCCTTGATGGCATTTCGCTTCCCTGTTCTGTCGTGAACGCCAAGAATGAGATGGTGTTTATTAACCATCAGAAAATGGACCTGATGGAGCGGACCGGGAAGCCTGAGCAGTTTTATGGTAAAAGTTCTGGCGAGTTTTTCTTTTTTGATGCCTCCAAAAAGACGCTTGCCATGAAGTGTATGGAAGCCGGAAAAGTTTTGAGTGCTGACATTAATATGACGACAACCTCCGGCCAGACCTTCGTTATTAATTCAACATGTGCCCCAATGTTTGATCTTGATGGAAACCCTTTTGGGGCGCTTGTGATGTGGTTCGACCTGACTGAAATCAAGCAGAAAGAAGCGCAGATTGTTGAGCAGCGTGATCGCATTGCTGAAGCGGCTCGACTTGCAGACAAGGTGGCAGAGCAGGTCTCGTCTGCCTCTGAGGAGCTGGCTGCGCAGATTGAAGAATCGAACAATGGTATTGAGTTGCAGCAGCAGCGCACCAGTGAGGTTGCGACTGCCATTGAGCAGATGAATGCGTCTGTTCTTGAGGTCGCCCGCAATGCTGGCAATGCCTCCGGGCTTGCTGACGACACCCGGCGGACAGCACAGGATGGATCGCGTCTTGTGACAGAAGTTTCTGCCATTGTTGAGGATGTTTCGTCCTCTGTCGATGAACTCAAGACAGATATGGCAGAGCTTGGCGAGCAGGCAGAAGGTATTGGTACTATCATGGGCGTTATTTCCGACATTGCAGACCAGACAAATCTGCTTGCCCTGAATGCCGCCATTGAGGCTGCGCGTGCCGGTGAAGCTGGTCGCGGGTTTGCCGTCGTCGCTGACGAGGTGCGCAAGCTTGCAGAGAAGACCATGAATGCGACCCGCGAGGTTGGCCGCTATATTGAAAGTATTCAGTCAAGCACGAATAGGAGCATTCGCAGCAGTGCCGAGACCGTTGATGCGGTCAAGGAAAGCACTGTGAGAGTTAAGGACTCTGGTGATGCTCTCAACAGAATTGTTGAGATGGTCGAGTCAAGCGCGGATCAGGTTCGCGCTATTGCAACTGCCGCAGAAGAGCAGTCTTCCGCGAGTGAGCAGATTAACCATTCTACAGAAGAAATTACCACCGTCGCCCACGACAACGCGGAAGCAATGTCTCAGTCTGCTCAGGCTGTCGTTGACCTCGCGAAGCTTGCCGAAGAACTTAAGCAGATTATCTCTGACATGCGTCAGTAA
- a CDS encoding aminotransferase class I/II-fold pyridoxal phosphate-dependent enzyme — MKKKLFWEKYCSSELAQLRDSSALRELPPVEDGADLRLRFDGKELLNLATNNYLGLSTHPAVCDAASRAAREQGTGSGASRIVTGNSSLYEKLEREIASFLGTESALVIGSGYAANLSWLGALAGRNTVVFSDRLNHASIVDGIQLSRAKHVRYRHCDMKHLADLLEKHRDVEQKILVTDSVFSMDGDCAPLREIVDLCEEHGVLLALDEAHASGIWGEGRGLAHALGLADAVDIHMGTMSKAWGGYGAYVAARADIVALVRNRGRGFVFSTSLPPSVIAGNFAALFRIRQNPNEGQRLLGMAQELREVLGKLGFETGGSETQIIPVLMGRNEDALFARDFLLTKGVFVSAIRPPTVPAGTARLRLSLRADMVQEDLELVKSAFTELAKEIQSHE; from the coding sequence ATGAAAAAGAAACTGTTTTGGGAAAAGTATTGCTCTTCCGAGCTTGCACAGCTTCGAGACTCGTCTGCACTCCGGGAGCTTCCACCTGTGGAAGATGGGGCAGACCTGAGACTTCGGTTCGATGGCAAAGAGTTGTTGAACCTTGCCACGAATAACTATCTGGGGCTTTCCACACACCCCGCGGTGTGCGATGCAGCCTCTCGTGCAGCTCGTGAACAGGGGACAGGCAGCGGAGCCTCGCGCATTGTCACGGGGAATTCTTCTCTGTACGAAAAGCTGGAGCGGGAGATTGCCAGCTTTTTGGGAACAGAATCAGCGCTCGTCATTGGCTCTGGCTACGCTGCAAATCTTTCATGGCTTGGAGCACTGGCCGGACGAAACACTGTGGTGTTTTCGGACCGCCTGAATCATGCGAGCATTGTTGATGGCATCCAGTTGTCGCGGGCAAAGCATGTGCGGTACCGCCATTGCGACATGAAACACCTTGCGGACTTGCTGGAGAAGCACCGCGATGTGGAACAGAAAATTTTGGTCACGGATTCCGTGTTTAGCATGGATGGTGACTGTGCGCCGCTTCGGGAGATTGTGGACCTGTGCGAAGAGCATGGGGTTCTGCTGGCCCTTGATGAAGCTCATGCCTCAGGAATCTGGGGTGAAGGTCGTGGCCTTGCTCATGCTCTGGGCCTTGCTGATGCCGTCGACATCCATATGGGAACGATGAGTAAGGCATGGGGCGGTTATGGGGCATACGTTGCAGCACGCGCTGACATTGTTGCTCTTGTCCGAAACCGGGGCCGTGGATTTGTTTTTTCAACGTCCCTGCCGCCGTCAGTTATTGCAGGCAATTTTGCCGCACTCTTCCGCATTCGCCAAAACCCGAATGAAGGCCAACGCCTTTTGGGTATGGCACAGGAACTGCGCGAGGTGCTTGGCAAGCTTGGATTTGAGACTGGCGGTTCCGAAACTCAGATTATCCCTGTGCTGATGGGACGCAATGAGGATGCGCTTTTTGCGAGAGATTTCCTTTTGACCAAAGGCGTTTTCGTGTCTGCAATCCGGCCACCGACAGTTCCGGCAGGAACCGCACGGCTGAGACTTTCGCTTCGTGCTGACATGGTGCAGGAGGATCTTGAACTGGTGAAATCCGCGTTTACAGAGCTTGCAAAGGAAATTCAGAGCCATGAATAG
- a CDS encoding TRAP transporter TatT component family protein has protein sequence MTQAHRFFHTAGARAILSLVPVLFLVMACSPFRPARIGDSLSGAILEQDDPAIVKAGAPAYMILLDSMIAQNPDDAELHASGTKLYALYANAFAENEEQKRLLADKAEHYGLTALSLRLGKRSSPDAPLDDFTQDLSTLDRDDLPLLYAYVLGQLVWLDAHKTDLAALTRLPNIQVALDRMLALDERYASGAAHVWSGILLMLRPPSLGGKPELAKEHFDRALHISSGRDLGAKLAYAKSYAIGTYDKPLFDRLISEILEANPHEPGLTLLNVLAQRQAKELAASAANIF, from the coding sequence ATGACGCAAGCACACAGGTTTTTCCACACGGCTGGTGCTCGGGCGATTCTCTCGCTCGTTCCAGTTCTTTTCCTCGTGATGGCCTGCTCACCGTTCCGACCTGCACGCATTGGCGATTCCCTCTCTGGTGCCATCCTGGAGCAAGATGACCCAGCCATCGTCAAAGCAGGTGCCCCGGCCTACATGATTCTACTCGACAGCATGATAGCTCAGAACCCTGACGATGCAGAACTCCATGCCTCCGGGACCAAACTCTATGCACTCTATGCAAACGCCTTTGCCGAAAACGAAGAACAAAAGCGCCTGCTCGCAGACAAGGCAGAGCACTACGGACTCACGGCCCTGTCGCTCCGGCTTGGCAAACGCAGTTCCCCAGACGCTCCTCTCGACGATTTTACTCAGGACCTCTCAACTCTGGACCGCGACGATTTGCCGCTGCTTTATGCCTATGTTCTTGGTCAGCTTGTCTGGCTTGATGCGCACAAAACAGACCTCGCAGCCCTAACCAGACTCCCCAATATTCAGGTTGCTCTCGACCGTATGCTCGCCCTGGATGAGCGCTATGCCTCTGGTGCCGCACATGTCTGGTCTGGCATCCTGCTTATGCTTCGTCCGCCTTCTCTTGGAGGCAAACCAGAGCTGGCAAAAGAACACTTTGACCGGGCACTCCACATTTCATCCGGGCGCGACCTCGGAGCCAAGCTCGCCTATGCCAAATCCTATGCAATAGGGACCTATGACAAACCCCTCTTTGACAGGCTTATCTCCGAAATTCTCGAAGCCAATCCTCATGAACCGGGCCTGACTCTGCTCAATGTACTGGCCCAAAGACAGGCAAAAGAACTTGCAGCATCTGCTGCCAATATTTTTTAG
- a CDS encoding cyclic 2,3-diphosphoglycerate synthase, giving the protein MIEKVVIMGAAGRDFHNFNVYFRDNPRYHVVAFTAAQIEGIEGRRYPAELCGAGYPEGIPVVPEGEIREVIRTHKVDLVAFSYSDVPYQQVMHRASEVMAEGADFIMIGASYTMLKSKKPVVAVCAVRTGCGKSQTTRKVCEILQARDKRPVVVRHPMPYGDIPQQIVQRFASIEDIDLHDCTVEEREEYEPLVSMGVVVFAGVDYGQILAEAEKEADVIVWDGGNNDTSFYKPDVQITVFDPHRAGHELLYYPGETNMLLADIAVINKVHTAEVEGVEQVRANIQKANPKAEICLAASPVDVQAASLIKDKRVLVVEDGPTLTHGEMGFGAGVLAAEKFQAAECVDPHPFAQGGIRDVFKKYPHIGAVLPAMGYSPEQLKDLEATINAVDCDMVLFGTPARLGRFLEIKTPYQHVSYGYEDTEEPFLEDILMKKLQPVLKEKLGD; this is encoded by the coding sequence ATGATTGAGAAGGTTGTCATAATGGGAGCAGCGGGACGGGATTTCCACAATTTTAATGTCTATTTTCGGGACAATCCGCGCTACCACGTTGTTGCGTTTACTGCTGCCCAGATAGAAGGGATAGAGGGTCGGCGGTATCCAGCGGAGTTGTGTGGTGCGGGGTATCCTGAGGGCATTCCCGTTGTGCCGGAAGGTGAGATTCGAGAAGTTATACGGACGCATAAGGTGGATCTTGTTGCGTTTTCGTATTCTGATGTTCCATACCAGCAGGTGATGCACCGAGCTTCCGAAGTGATGGCAGAGGGTGCAGATTTTATAATGATTGGCGCGAGCTATACAATGCTCAAGTCGAAAAAGCCTGTTGTTGCGGTGTGCGCTGTGCGTACAGGCTGCGGCAAATCGCAGACGACGCGTAAGGTGTGCGAGATTCTGCAAGCGCGGGATAAACGCCCAGTCGTGGTGCGCCACCCAATGCCATATGGGGACATCCCGCAACAGATCGTACAACGCTTTGCGAGCATCGAAGATATTGATCTCCATGATTGCACGGTTGAGGAGCGGGAAGAGTACGAGCCTCTGGTAAGCATGGGCGTCGTAGTCTTCGCAGGCGTGGATTACGGACAAATCCTAGCAGAAGCGGAAAAGGAAGCGGACGTGATTGTGTGGGACGGGGGCAATAATGATACCTCGTTTTATAAGCCTGATGTGCAGATTACGGTCTTTGATCCTCATCGCGCGGGGCATGAACTCCTGTATTATCCGGGCGAAACCAATATGCTACTTGCAGACATCGCAGTCATTAATAAGGTACATACTGCGGAAGTTGAAGGCGTGGAGCAGGTGCGCGCGAATATCCAGAAGGCGAACCCAAAGGCTGAGATTTGCCTTGCTGCATCACCTGTGGACGTGCAGGCGGCTTCACTCATTAAGGATAAGCGAGTGCTGGTTGTTGAGGACGGGCCTACCCTGACTCATGGCGAAATGGGATTTGGTGCTGGCGTGCTGGCTGCCGAGAAATTCCAGGCCGCAGAATGCGTTGATCCGCATCCCTTTGCTCAGGGGGGAATCCGTGATGTTTTTAAAAAGTATCCACATATTGGGGCTGTGCTTCCGGCAATGGGCTATAGCCCAGAGCAGTTGAAAGATCTGGAAGCAACAATAAACGCTGTGGACTGCGATATGGTGCTTTTTGGTACTCCGGCACGACTGGGGCGCTTCCTGGAAATCAAGACGCCATACCAGCATGTGAGCTACGGATATGAAGATACCGAAGAGCCATTCTTGGAAGATATTCTTATGAAGAAACTCCAGCCTGTTCTGAAAGAAAAGCTGGGAGACTAG
- the dctP gene encoding TRAP transporter substrate-binding protein DctP has translation MRRFFQCLTLCILTCIFALPAQAVTFKIASNAPEGTAWMNDMRAVADRIAFRTEKRVQIKYFGGGVMGNGNNVLRKIRIGQLQGSMFTFGQLSDVCPDLRLYSLPFIYRNDAEMNAVRKELDPILHKELKSKGFETFHFAAGGAAFIMSDEPMTTLDGLRKKKVWIPQGDTMSYAVMDALGIAPVTLPITDVLTGLQAGLVDIIAAPPLGAIVMQWHTRTKALTKTPITYTFGVLGIAQKAFAKLSPKDQNIVREELNATMRAFDAGTAHDNTEALKVLKSRGMDIVELTPQDVNKIRGITEKVMQDLADKGAFDATLYARIQKKLSAMRGGQ, from the coding sequence ATGCGCCGCTTTTTCCAGTGTCTTACCCTGTGCATCCTGACCTGCATTTTCGCGCTCCCAGCACAGGCCGTGACCTTCAAGATTGCCTCAAATGCCCCCGAAGGGACTGCATGGATGAATGACATGCGGGCCGTTGCTGACCGCATCGCCTTCCGCACAGAAAAACGTGTACAGATCAAATACTTTGGTGGCGGAGTCATGGGAAATGGCAACAATGTTTTGCGCAAAATCCGCATCGGACAGCTTCAGGGAAGCATGTTCACCTTTGGGCAGCTTTCGGATGTCTGCCCTGACCTGCGGCTTTACAGCCTGCCATTTATCTATCGGAATGACGCAGAAATGAATGCTGTCAGAAAAGAACTGGACCCCATTCTGCACAAGGAGCTGAAAAGTAAAGGCTTTGAGACCTTCCATTTTGCCGCTGGCGGTGCTGCGTTCATTATGAGCGATGAACCAATGACCACGCTCGATGGACTGCGCAAAAAGAAAGTCTGGATTCCGCAGGGCGACACCATGTCCTACGCCGTCATGGATGCTCTTGGCATTGCCCCTGTCACCCTTCCCATCACCGATGTTCTGACAGGTTTGCAGGCAGGACTCGTGGACATCATTGCAGCGCCCCCTCTGGGAGCAATTGTTATGCAGTGGCACACCCGAACCAAGGCTCTGACCAAGACGCCGATCACCTACACATTTGGCGTTCTGGGCATTGCCCAAAAGGCTTTTGCAAAGCTGAGTCCTAAAGACCAGAACATTGTCCGGGAAGAACTCAATGCCACTATGCGGGCCTTTGATGCTGGAACGGCGCATGACAACACCGAAGCGCTCAAGGTTCTGAAATCCCGCGGCATGGACATCGTTGAGCTGACGCCACAGGATGTGAACAAAATCCGGGGTATCACAGAAAAAGTCATGCAGGACCTTGCAGACAAGGGAGCCTTTGACGCCACGCTTTATGCCAGAATCCAGAAGAAACTGTCCGCCATGCGAGGAGGACAGTAG
- the bioD gene encoding dethiobiotin synthase, translating into MSTLPHRIFVTGTDTDAGKTVISALLTLGLKAHYWKPVQSGCEIDSDTKTVQELTGLSDEHFLPESYRLTEPLSPHEAAVRDGVRIDLDTIQLPTSFTSLPAETPLVVEGAGGILVPLAPGVLTIDLVKKLELPALVVARSGLGTINHTLLTLHALRASDIPIAGVVLNGPRHPENAEAIEEYGQVPVLAQVEQLELSPHALAAAFANAFA; encoded by the coding sequence ATGAGCACACTCCCACACCGCATTTTTGTCACAGGCACAGACACCGACGCGGGGAAAACAGTCATCAGCGCTCTGCTGACCCTTGGACTCAAGGCCCACTACTGGAAACCTGTCCAAAGTGGCTGCGAAATTGATTCCGACACGAAAACTGTGCAGGAACTCACGGGCCTTTCTGACGAACACTTTTTGCCAGAAAGCTACCGGCTCACTGAGCCGCTCTCTCCGCACGAGGCTGCGGTTCGCGACGGGGTACGCATTGATCTGGACACAATCCAGCTGCCCACGAGTTTCACCTCACTTCCAGCAGAAACGCCGCTTGTGGTCGAAGGTGCTGGTGGCATTCTGGTTCCTCTTGCCCCCGGAGTCCTGACCATTGATCTTGTCAAAAAACTCGAACTCCCGGCGCTTGTCGTCGCCCGTTCAGGCCTTGGAACCATCAATCACACCCTGCTGACCCTGCATGCGCTCCGAGCCAGCGACATTCCCATTGCGGGTGTCGTTCTCAATGGCCCACGGCATCCGGAAAATGCAGAGGCCATCGAAGAATACGGACAAGTTCCTGTTCTGGCTCAGGTCGAACAACTCGAACTCAGCCCCCACGCACTTGCCGCAGCATTTGCCAACGCTTTTGCATAA
- a CDS encoding methyltransferase domain-containing protein, giving the protein MRKPLVARSFSRAGAHYREAAKVQRKVAQDCAANVPAGEYDRVIELGAGQGLLAQYLHGRISWKQYLGLDIAEGMLREAPDRAGNELAVVADGEELPLPEGCTDLLLSSSMFQWYRDPAHSLPANLRLLRPGGVFSFAMFVSGTLSELAAVSEHTGFGRVLPMRDEQEYLWSISGTPGIRCSELVWEVQESYASARDMLRQLKQCGFTGAGAGRAFPREQYLRFLQEYSRHYSQPDGSVRATWRVLFVWGERKPEE; this is encoded by the coding sequence TTGAGGAAGCCACTGGTCGCTCGCTCTTTTAGTCGAGCTGGAGCGCACTATCGTGAGGCTGCAAAGGTGCAGCGCAAAGTCGCACAGGACTGTGCTGCCAATGTCCCTGCCGGAGAGTATGACCGGGTCATCGAACTCGGTGCGGGGCAGGGGCTGCTTGCCCAGTACCTGCATGGCCGTATTTCGTGGAAGCAGTACCTTGGGCTGGACATTGCCGAGGGGATGCTCCGTGAAGCTCCGGACCGTGCGGGAAATGAGCTTGCAGTTGTGGCGGATGGTGAAGAATTGCCCTTGCCGGAAGGCTGCACAGATCTGCTGCTGAGTTCGTCAATGTTCCAGTGGTATCGAGATCCAGCGCATTCACTGCCAGCAAATTTGCGTTTGCTGCGGCCCGGTGGCGTGTTTTCTTTTGCCATGTTTGTTTCGGGAACACTTTCCGAGCTTGCGGCTGTGAGTGAACATACGGGCTTTGGCCGTGTTCTGCCCATGCGAGATGAGCAGGAATATCTGTGGAGTATCTCTGGGACGCCGGGCATTCGGTGCTCTGAGCTGGTCTGGGAGGTGCAGGAAAGCTATGCTTCTGCGCGGGACATGCTTCGGCAGCTCAAGCAGTGTGGCTTTACGGGAGCTGGAGCAGGAAGAGCTTTTCCTCGTGAGCAGTACCTGCGCTTTTTGCAGGAGTACAGCCGACACTATTCTCAGCCAGACGGGAGTGTTCGCGCAACGTGGCGAGTTCTTTTTGTGTGGGGCGAGCGAAAGCCAGAAGAATAG
- a CDS encoding alanine/glycine:cation symporter family protein: MDVLQLLERIDSFVWGPPLLLLLFGTGVFLTLRLGLIQILRLPLALKYVFTREKNSHYSGDVSPFAALCTALSATIGTGNIVGVATALKAGGPGALLWMWLAAFFGMATKYAEGVLAVKYRVKDANGQMSGGPMYYIERGLGNKFLARMFAVFGIGVAFLGIGTFAQVNAISEASAGTFGLPKIVTAAVLTILVTMVTLGGIKRISETAKRIVPFAAVFYILASIVVLVLNADQIIPTISLIVESAFNPQAAFGGTVGITMMMAMRNGIARGVFSNESGLGSAPIAAAAARTDSCVRQGLISMTGTFFDTIVICSMTGIVLVMTGALYDPNLAGAAMTNEAFNLGLGTQLGQYAVTIGLIFFAFTTILGWNYYGERCTEYLVGVKGIMPFKVVFIMLIASGSFIKLETIWVLADIVNGLMAIPNLIGVLGLSGVVVRETRNYFAMKKAACNDDALCAE; this comes from the coding sequence ATGGACGTTTTGCAGCTACTCGAACGTATTGACTCATTTGTCTGGGGCCCCCCGCTTCTCCTCCTGCTTTTCGGAACAGGAGTATTTCTTACGCTGCGGCTGGGACTCATTCAGATCCTGCGACTGCCTCTGGCCCTCAAGTACGTGTTCACACGTGAAAAAAACTCGCATTACAGCGGTGATGTGTCACCCTTTGCAGCGCTGTGTACCGCACTTTCCGCCACCATCGGTACCGGTAACATCGTCGGTGTTGCCACTGCCCTGAAGGCGGGTGGACCCGGTGCTCTGCTCTGGATGTGGCTCGCTGCCTTTTTTGGCATGGCCACGAAGTACGCTGAGGGCGTGCTCGCAGTGAAATACCGCGTTAAGGACGCCAACGGACAGATGTCTGGTGGTCCGATGTATTACATCGAACGCGGTTTGGGGAATAAGTTTCTTGCCCGTATGTTTGCCGTCTTTGGCATCGGCGTCGCATTCCTTGGTATCGGAACCTTCGCTCAGGTAAACGCCATCTCTGAGGCAAGCGCTGGCACTTTTGGGCTTCCCAAAATCGTCACCGCTGCTGTTCTGACCATTCTGGTCACGATGGTTACCCTTGGCGGAATCAAGCGCATCTCCGAGACAGCAAAGCGCATCGTGCCTTTTGCTGCTGTATTCTACATCCTTGCATCCATTGTGGTGCTCGTGCTGAATGCAGACCAGATCATCCCCACAATCAGCCTCATCGTTGAATCCGCATTCAACCCACAGGCTGCTTTTGGTGGAACAGTTGGTATCACCATGATGATGGCAATGCGAAATGGTATTGCCCGTGGTGTGTTCTCGAACGAATCCGGCCTTGGTAGCGCTCCTATTGCAGCTGCTGCCGCCAGAACTGATTCCTGCGTTCGTCAGGGACTCATTTCCATGACCGGTACCTTCTTCGACACCATCGTGATCTGCTCCATGACCGGTATTGTTCTGGTCATGACCGGAGCACTGTACGATCCGAACCTCGCTGGTGCAGCCATGACCAACGAAGCATTCAATCTTGGTCTGGGAACACAGCTCGGCCAGTATGCCGTCACCATCGGCCTGATTTTCTTTGCCTTCACCACCATCCTTGGATGGAACTACTACGGTGAGCGCTGCACAGAATATCTCGTTGGTGTCAAAGGCATCATGCCTTTCAAGGTTGTTTTCATCATGCTTATCGCCTCTGGCTCTTTCATTAAGCTCGAAACAATCTGGGTGCTGGCAGACATCGTAAATGGCCTTATGGCTATCCCGAACCTGATTGGTGTGCTTGGCCTGTCTGGTGTTGTTGTTCGCGAAACCCGCAACTACTTCGCCATGAAAAAGGCCGCGTGCAACGACGACGCACTGTGCGCAGAATAA
- a CDS encoding alpha/beta fold hydrolase: MNRLTFVSGWAGHPDLFPRLSQAAQFLHPFVLQTPEEIQDALRAGEGEMLVGWSTGAHLVLKDLPELSKRYEQIVLIAPFYQYTRCLYRSTVLKMIENFDKNPVRTVRAFYRTCGVRGADASWCDAYRDELRAGLEFLLDSEAVFAPDKEYPHVLVLAGLSDQIVPVSEAVEIAGKLPRAQYRALTTGHYVPEEELEKSVEEATGRSLF, translated from the coding sequence ATGAATAGGCTGACATTTGTCTCGGGCTGGGCTGGGCACCCGGATTTGTTTCCGCGTCTGAGTCAGGCTGCACAGTTCCTTCATCCCTTTGTTTTGCAGACTCCAGAAGAGATTCAGGACGCACTGCGCGCAGGCGAGGGGGAAATGCTTGTGGGTTGGTCCACGGGGGCACATCTTGTGCTCAAGGATTTGCCAGAGTTGAGCAAGCGCTATGAACAGATTGTGCTTATTGCACCGTTTTATCAGTACACGCGATGCCTGTACCGAAGCACAGTGCTGAAGATGATTGAAAATTTTGACAAGAATCCCGTGCGAACTGTGCGGGCCTTCTATCGGACCTGTGGCGTGCGGGGTGCGGATGCTTCATGGTGCGATGCGTATCGTGACGAACTGCGCGCAGGACTAGAATTTTTGCTGGATTCAGAGGCCGTGTTTGCACCAGACAAAGAGTACCCTCATGTGCTGGTACTGGCAGGGCTTTCTGATCAGATTGTGCCCGTTTCTGAGGCTGTAGAAATCGCAGGCAAATTGCCTCGGGCACAGTACCGGGCGCTGACAACTGGGCATTATGTCCCAGAAGAGGAATTAGAGAAAAGTGTTGAGGAAGCCACTGGTCGCTCGCTCTTTTAG